In Desulfofundulus kuznetsovii DSM 6115, the following are encoded in one genomic region:
- a CDS encoding NAD(P)-binding protein produces MQSALDLAESGFRVYLADEKPAIGGTMVRLDKTFPTNDCAMCIVSPKLVDTGRHLNIEILTNTSLTALHGEAGNFRAILKQKARYVDLSKCTGCGECARVCPVEVDNEFDAGLGNRKAIYKLFPQATPSAYAIDKRGISPCRAACPAGVNVQGYVQLIKAGKYTEAWQTIYRDNPFPAICGRVCTHPCQSACHRAGVDGAVNIRALKRFAADQAYQDLDALPLPGVEEPRGKKVAVVGAGPAGLSAAYQLVKKGYGVTVFEALPVAGGMMRVGIPEYRLPKKWVDLEVDLLSRLGVEFKFNTRLGRDITLESLRQGYEAVFLAVGAHRSSTPGVPGEDLPGVEQGISFLRRVALGEPVTVGRRVAVIGGGNTAMDCARTAVRLGAGEVYIVYRRSEAEITALPEEIAAAKEEGIQFIMLTSPVRFIGEEGRLVRIECVKNRLEHARDGGRPRPVPVEGSEFTLDVDMVILATGQQPDLSCLNGSIPAGNTIPADPDTLATGIPGVFAGGDCVTGPKTVIDAIAAGKVAAESIHRYLSGQDLKEGRQFRVPEEKIAPLRQAPHEIPRCEPRPVIHLDPRERVKGFVEEAETYTAEEAKKEAERCLNCAVCSECQECVRVCLAKAIDHEMQDEELEVNVGAVILSPGGEVFDPAGLAYYGYGRYPNVVTSIQFERILSASGPDQGHLVRPSDGKEPRRIAWIQCVGSRNLRLGHDYCSSVCCMYAIKEAVIAKEHSHGPLETTIFFMDMRTYGKDFERYYRRAEEEHGVRFVRSRIYNVEEADNGNLRIRYVLPGGQVQEEEFDLVVLSVGFTAGEKARELASRLGVETDPAGFCRFNEFSPGVTSVPGIFAGGVFAGPKDIPETVTEASAAAGYVSRLLSAARGSETRVKEYPPERPVHKQPPRVGVFVCHCGINIGSVVRVPEVVEYAKHLPGVVYAREFLFTCSQDSVEEIKKCIHEHRLNRVVVASCTPRTHAPLFQNVLREAGLNPYLYEHVNIREHSSWVHRDRPKEATEKAKDLVRMAVAKVRLLTPITQTYTEINKGALVVGGGVAGMTAALSLAEQGFQVSLVEKERELGGNARYLYYTLQGSDPRQYLNELIDKVLNHPLIQVFTGSQVVEAGGYPGNYHSRIKTPEKELEISHGAVVLATGAREARPQEYLLGQHPRVMTQRDLEERIHRGGVQGLNTVVMIQCVGSRDEERPYCSRICCSHAIKNALKLKELNPQANIYILYRDIRVYGLNEQYYTQARQKGIIFIRYDLGKKPEVEAAGEGLVVRAVDHILGVELAIEPDVLALSTGVVPGEDNGRLSQLFKVPLNSDGFFLEAHMKLRPVDFAAEGLYLCGLAHSPKLVGESITQANAAAMRAVTLLARDRLAYVAITATVNPRRCVACGVCVQVCDYQARSIDPLRRVADVNEALCQGCGACVAACPNGASQQKGFEKAQLLAMLEAALEAV; encoded by the coding sequence ATGCAATCGGCCCTGGACCTGGCCGAAAGCGGCTTTCGGGTTTATCTGGCCGATGAGAAACCGGCCATCGGCGGCACCATGGTCAGGCTGGATAAAACCTTTCCCACCAACGATTGCGCCATGTGTATCGTTTCCCCCAAGCTGGTGGATACGGGAAGGCACCTGAACATTGAAATCCTTACCAATACCAGCTTGACGGCCCTTCACGGAGAGGCAGGCAATTTTCGTGCCATATTAAAACAAAAGGCCCGCTACGTGGACCTTTCGAAATGCACCGGCTGCGGTGAATGTGCCCGGGTGTGCCCGGTGGAGGTGGACAATGAATTTGACGCCGGCCTGGGCAACCGCAAGGCCATTTATAAACTTTTTCCCCAGGCTACGCCCAGCGCTTACGCCATCGACAAACGGGGTATTTCTCCCTGCCGCGCGGCCTGCCCCGCCGGGGTTAACGTGCAGGGGTACGTGCAGTTGATTAAAGCCGGGAAGTATACCGAGGCATGGCAGACCATTTACCGCGACAATCCCTTCCCGGCCATTTGCGGTCGGGTTTGCACCCATCCCTGCCAGTCCGCCTGCCACCGGGCAGGCGTGGACGGGGCGGTAAATATCAGGGCCTTGAAGCGCTTTGCCGCCGACCAGGCCTATCAGGACCTTGATGCCCTCCCCCTGCCCGGGGTGGAAGAGCCCCGGGGCAAAAAGGTGGCCGTGGTGGGCGCCGGTCCGGCCGGTCTTTCGGCCGCCTATCAACTGGTCAAGAAAGGTTACGGCGTGACTGTTTTTGAGGCGCTGCCCGTGGCCGGGGGTATGATGCGGGTGGGCATCCCCGAGTACCGCCTGCCGAAGAAGTGGGTCGACCTGGAGGTGGATCTGCTTTCCCGGCTGGGGGTGGAATTTAAATTCAATACCCGGTTGGGGAGGGACATCACCCTGGAAAGCCTGCGGCAGGGTTACGAAGCCGTTTTTCTCGCCGTGGGAGCCCACAGGAGCAGTACACCGGGGGTGCCCGGGGAGGACCTGCCGGGGGTGGAGCAGGGGATATCTTTCCTGCGCCGGGTGGCCCTGGGCGAGCCGGTGACCGTCGGGCGGCGGGTGGCCGTAATCGGCGGGGGCAACACGGCCATGGACTGTGCCCGTACAGCCGTGCGGCTTGGTGCGGGGGAGGTCTATATAGTTTACCGCCGTTCCGAGGCGGAAATTACCGCCCTCCCCGAGGAAATAGCCGCGGCTAAGGAAGAAGGCATCCAGTTTATCATGTTGACCAGCCCCGTGCGTTTCATCGGCGAAGAGGGCAGGCTGGTCAGGATAGAATGCGTGAAAAACCGGCTGGAACATGCCCGGGACGGTGGTCGTCCCCGCCCGGTGCCCGTGGAGGGCAGCGAGTTTACCCTGGACGTGGATATGGTCATCCTGGCCACAGGGCAACAGCCGGATCTCTCCTGCTTAAATGGCAGCATCCCGGCAGGCAACACCATTCCTGCCGATCCCGATACCCTGGCCACCGGCATCCCCGGAGTGTTTGCCGGGGGAGATTGTGTCACCGGGCCGAAAACAGTGATCGATGCCATTGCCGCCGGCAAGGTAGCCGCTGAATCCATCCACCGCTATCTTTCCGGGCAGGATTTGAAAGAGGGGCGCCAGTTCCGGGTGCCGGAAGAAAAAATTGCCCCTTTGCGCCAGGCACCCCATGAAATACCCCGCTGTGAGCCCCGCCCCGTGATTCACCTGGACCCGCGGGAGCGAGTTAAGGGATTTGTGGAGGAAGCAGAGACCTATACCGCCGAAGAAGCGAAAAAAGAGGCAGAGCGCTGCCTGAACTGCGCCGTCTGTTCCGAGTGCCAGGAGTGTGTGCGGGTTTGCCTGGCCAAAGCCATCGATCACGAAATGCAGGATGAGGAACTGGAAGTAAATGTAGGGGCGGTGATCTTGAGCCCCGGCGGGGAGGTTTTTGACCCGGCAGGGCTGGCCTACTACGGCTATGGACGCTACCCCAACGTGGTCACCAGCATCCAGTTCGAGCGCATTTTAAGCGCTTCCGGACCCGACCAGGGCCATCTAGTGCGCCCCTCCGACGGAAAAGAGCCCCGGCGTATTGCCTGGATCCAGTGCGTGGGGTCCCGGAACCTGCGCCTGGGGCACGACTACTGTTCCTCGGTCTGCTGCATGTACGCCATCAAGGAGGCGGTAATTGCCAAGGAGCACAGCCACGGGCCCCTGGAGACCACCATCTTCTTCATGGATATGCGTACCTACGGCAAGGACTTTGAACGCTACTACCGCCGGGCGGAAGAAGAACACGGCGTGCGTTTTGTGCGCAGCCGCATCTATAACGTGGAAGAGGCGGACAATGGAAATCTGCGCATCCGCTACGTTTTGCCCGGCGGCCAGGTGCAGGAGGAAGAATTCGACCTGGTGGTCCTTTCCGTGGGCTTTACGGCCGGGGAAAAGGCCAGGGAGCTGGCCTCCCGGCTGGGAGTAGAAACTGATCCAGCGGGATTCTGCCGCTTTAATGAATTCAGCCCGGGGGTAACATCGGTGCCGGGGATCTTTGCCGGCGGCGTTTTTGCCGGCCCCAAGGACATTCCGGAAACGGTGACCGAGGCCAGCGCCGCGGCGGGCTACGTTTCCCGGTTGTTGAGCGCCGCCCGGGGCAGCGAAACCCGGGTCAAGGAGTACCCCCCGGAAAGGCCGGTGCATAAACAGCCGCCCCGGGTGGGAGTGTTTGTCTGCCACTGCGGCATCAACATCGGCAGCGTGGTACGGGTGCCCGAGGTGGTGGAGTACGCCAAACACCTGCCCGGTGTAGTCTACGCGAGGGAATTCCTCTTCACCTGCTCCCAGGATAGCGTAGAGGAAATTAAAAAGTGCATTCATGAGCACCGTTTGAACCGGGTGGTGGTGGCGTCGTGCACGCCGCGGACCCACGCGCCGCTGTTCCAGAACGTTTTGAGGGAAGCGGGGCTGAACCCCTACCTGTATGAACACGTGAACATCCGGGAGCACTCCTCCTGGGTGCACCGGGACCGGCCGAAAGAAGCCACGGAAAAGGCCAAGGACCTGGTGCGCATGGCTGTAGCAAAGGTGCGCCTGCTCACCCCCATCACCCAGACCTACACCGAGATCAACAAGGGTGCCCTGGTGGTGGGCGGGGGAGTGGCGGGCATGACGGCGGCCCTCTCCCTGGCGGAACAGGGCTTTCAAGTGAGCCTGGTGGAAAAGGAACGTGAGCTGGGCGGGAACGCCAGGTACCTCTACTACACCCTGCAGGGTTCGGACCCCCGGCAGTACTTGAACGAACTCATTGATAAAGTGCTCAACCACCCGTTGATCCAGGTGTTTACCGGGAGCCAGGTGGTGGAAGCCGGGGGTTACCCGGGGAACTACCACAGCCGCATCAAAACACCGGAAAAGGAACTGGAAATAAGCCACGGGGCGGTGGTTCTGGCCACGGGGGCCAGGGAAGCCCGGCCGCAGGAATACCTTTTAGGGCAGCATCCCCGGGTGATGACCCAGCGGGACCTGGAGGAACGCATCCACCGGGGGGGAGTGCAGGGCCTCAACACGGTGGTCATGATCCAGTGCGTGGGATCGCGGGACGAGGAGCGGCCCTACTGCAGCCGGATCTGCTGCAGCCATGCCATTAAGAACGCCCTGAAGCTAAAGGAGCTGAACCCGCAGGCGAACATCTACATTCTCTACCGGGACATCCGGGTGTACGGGTTAAACGAGCAATATTACACGCAGGCGCGGCAGAAGGGGATTATCTTCATCCGTTACGACCTGGGGAAAAAGCCGGAAGTGGAAGCGGCGGGCGAGGGCCTGGTGGTGAGGGCAGTGGACCACATTCTGGGGGTGGAACTGGCCATCGAGCCGGACGTGCTGGCCTTGAGTACGGGCGTGGTGCCCGGGGAGGACAACGGCAGGCTGAGCCAGCTGTTCAAGGTGCCTTTGAACAGCGACGGGTTCTTTTTGGAAGCGCACATGAAGCTGCGGCCGGTGGACTTTGCGGCGGAAGGGTTATACCTGTGCGGCCTGGCCCACTCGCCCAAGCTGGTGGGGGAAAGCATCACCCAGGCCAATGCGGCGGCCATGCGGGCGGTGACGCTGCTGGCCAGGGACAGGTTGGCCTACGTGGCCATCACCGCCACCGTCAACCCGCGGCGCTGCGTAGCCTGCGGGGTTTGCGTACAGGTATGCGACTACCAGGCCCGGAGCATAGACCCCTTGCGGCGGGTGGCCGATGTAAACGAGGCTCTGTGCCAGGGGTGCGGGGCCTGCGTGGCCGCCTGTCCCAACGGTGCTTCCCAGCAGAAGGGGTTTGAAAAGGCCCAGCTCCTGGCCATGCTGGAGGCGGCCCTGGAAGCGGTGTAG